The proteins below come from a single Mucilaginibacter mali genomic window:
- a CDS encoding N(4)-(beta-N-acetylglucosaminyl)-L-asparaginase → MASIFPRIVKADPETGGKSTLPVVISTWDFGIAANAGAWAVLSKGGRALDAVEAGVKIPEADMKNHTVGRAGYPDRDGFVTLDACIMDEFGNCGSVAAMEDIAHPISVARMVMEKTPHVMLVGDGARQFAIENGMKKEHLLTPESEKEWKKWLKKAEYKPVMNIENQMPGSKYNHDTIGMLALDSKGNISGACTTSGMAFKMHGRVGDSPIIGAGLYVDNEVGGATSTGVGEEVIRNVGSFLVVELMRRGYSPEDACREAVNRIIKKKPQTAKEIQVGFLAINKKGEYGAYAIQKGFSFAVCNKEKQDLLIKGKSFYNS, encoded by the coding sequence ATGGCTTCCATTTTCCCACGTATCGTTAAGGCCGATCCGGAAACGGGCGGCAAATCTACTTTACCGGTAGTTATCTCTACCTGGGATTTTGGTATCGCCGCCAACGCGGGTGCCTGGGCAGTATTAAGTAAGGGCGGCCGCGCGCTCGACGCCGTTGAAGCCGGCGTTAAAATACCCGAAGCTGATATGAAAAACCATACTGTTGGTCGCGCTGGTTACCCGGATCGCGACGGCTTTGTTACGCTGGATGCCTGTATTATGGACGAGTTTGGCAATTGCGGATCGGTAGCGGCGATGGAGGATATTGCCCACCCTATTTCTGTTGCCCGCATGGTGATGGAGAAAACCCCGCACGTAATGCTGGTAGGCGACGGTGCCCGCCAGTTTGCCATAGAGAACGGCATGAAGAAGGAGCATTTGCTGACGCCTGAATCGGAAAAGGAATGGAAGAAGTGGCTGAAAAAAGCCGAGTATAAACCGGTAATGAACATTGAGAACCAAATGCCCGGCAGTAAGTATAATCACGATACCATTGGCATGCTGGCGCTGGATAGCAAGGGAAATATATCGGGCGCGTGCACCACCAGCGGTATGGCCTTCAAAATGCATGGCCGCGTAGGCGACAGCCCTATTATTGGCGCGGGCCTGTATGTAGATAACGAGGTGGGCGGCGCGACATCAACCGGTGTGGGCGAAGAAGTGATCCGCAACGTGGGCAGCTTTTTGGTGGTTGAACTGATGCGCCGCGGTTATAGCCCGGAGGACGCTTGCCGCGAAGCTGTTAACCGCATTATTAAAAAGAAGCCGCAGACTGCTAAGGAGATACAGGTGGGCTTCCTGGCTATCAACAAAAAAGGTGAATATGGGGCTTACGCCATACAGAAGGGATTCTCGTTCGCGGTGTGTAACAAAGAAAAACAAGACCTTTTGATAAAAGGAAAGAGCTTTTATAATAGTTAA
- a CDS encoding dihydroorotase, with protein sequence MSTILIKSATIVNEGKQFVADLLVKDGYIERIDQHIDTQADQTINAEGLHLLPGCIDDQVHFREPGLTHKAEIYTESRAAVAGGITSFMEMPNTVPNTLTQELLADKYAIAAQKSLANYSFFMGASNDNLDEVLKTDIKNVCGIKVFMGSSTGNMLVDNPGTLEKLFAESPMLIATHCEDEATIRRNMAHYKELLGDNITIDYHPIIRSEEACYLSSSMAVELAKKNNTRLHILHISTEKETHLFDNSIPLKDKRITAEACVHHLWFSDSDYATKGNLIKWNPAVKTAHDRDGILAAVLDGRIDVIATDHAPHTIEEKAQSYLQAPSGGPLVQHALPAMLELYHKGKITLEQIVEKMAHNVAICFQVEKRGFIREGYWADLVLVDLNRANKVETGNILYKCKWSPFEGETFHSSVTHTIVSGNLAYSDGKLIEGVNGRRLSFER encoded by the coding sequence ATGTCTACCATCCTCATCAAATCAGCCACCATAGTTAACGAAGGCAAACAATTTGTTGCCGACCTTTTAGTTAAAGATGGCTATATCGAACGCATCGACCAACATATAGATACGCAAGCCGACCAAACCATCAACGCCGAAGGCCTGCACCTATTGCCTGGCTGTATTGATGACCAGGTTCACTTCCGCGAGCCGGGGCTTACACATAAGGCCGAGATCTATACCGAATCACGCGCGGCAGTTGCGGGTGGCATCACTTCATTTATGGAGATGCCGAATACGGTGCCCAATACTTTAACACAGGAACTGCTGGCCGATAAGTATGCCATAGCGGCGCAGAAGTCGCTGGCTAACTACTCGTTTTTTATGGGGGCCAGTAACGATAATTTGGATGAGGTATTGAAAACCGATATTAAAAACGTTTGTGGGATCAAGGTGTTCATGGGTTCATCAACCGGGAATATGCTGGTGGATAACCCCGGCACGTTGGAAAAGCTTTTTGCCGAGTCGCCGATGCTGATCGCTACGCATTGCGAAGACGAAGCGACCATCAGACGAAACATGGCGCATTATAAAGAGTTACTGGGCGATAATATCACAATAGATTATCACCCCATCATCCGCAGCGAGGAAGCTTGTTACCTGTCGTCATCAATGGCGGTTGAACTGGCGAAAAAGAATAACACCCGCCTGCACATCCTGCATATCTCTACCGAAAAGGAAACACACCTGTTTGATAACAGCATCCCGTTAAAAGATAAGCGCATCACCGCCGAAGCCTGCGTACACCACCTATGGTTTAGCGATTCGGATTATGCCACCAAGGGCAACCTGATCAAATGGAACCCGGCCGTGAAAACTGCACATGACCGCGATGGTATCTTGGCCGCTGTTTTAGATGGCCGTATAGATGTGATCGCTACGGATCACGCCCCGCACACCATCGAAGAAAAAGCACAGTCTTATTTACAGGCACCATCGGGCGGGCCGCTGGTGCAGCACGCTTTACCGGCTATGCTGGAACTATATCACAAAGGCAAGATCACCTTAGAGCAAATAGTCGAGAAGATGGCGCATAATGTAGCCATCTGCTTCCAAGTTGAAAAACGTGGTTTTATACGAGAAGGCTACTGGGCCGATTTGGTATTGGTAGACTTGAACAGAGCAAATAAAGTGGAAACCGGCAATATACTATACAAATGCAAATGGAGTCCGTTTGAGGGTGAAACATTTCATTCGTCGGTAACGCATACCATTGTATCAGGCAATTTGGCTTATAGCGATGGTAAATTGATAGAGGGTGTTAACGGCAGGCGTCTATCCTTTGAAAGGTAA
- a CDS encoding copper homeostasis protein CutC, with amino-acid sequence MISLEVCANSATSAISAQTGGAARVELCNNLHQGGTTPSLGHIIIARKELSIKLYALIRPRSGDFLYTANEFEVMIEDARMCIDHGCDGLVFGILNKDGSVDIERNLQLASLARKHGLGVTFHRAFDVCNDQEKALEDVIKLGFERILTSGGKSSAMEGASAIRQLKEKAANRIMIMPGGGISESNLSHLVRFTGITEFHSSARSIIHSDMQFRNDNIMMGSRFVDEYATYETDVLVVKKLIAIANGLLIK; translated from the coding sequence ATGATTTCATTAGAGGTATGCGCCAACTCTGCAACATCAGCTATTTCAGCACAAACGGGCGGCGCCGCCCGGGTTGAATTATGCAATAACTTACACCAGGGAGGCACCACCCCATCATTAGGCCATATTATAATTGCCCGCAAGGAACTCAGCATTAAACTTTACGCCCTCATCAGGCCACGCAGCGGCGATTTCCTGTATACCGCAAACGAGTTTGAAGTAATGATAGAAGACGCGCGCATGTGTATCGATCATGGCTGCGACGGTTTAGTTTTCGGCATTTTGAATAAGGATGGCAGCGTGGATATAGAACGCAATCTGCAATTGGCCAGCCTTGCCCGCAAACATGGTTTAGGTGTTACCTTTCACCGCGCCTTTGATGTTTGCAACGACCAGGAAAAGGCTTTGGAAGATGTCATCAAATTAGGCTTCGAACGCATTTTAACTTCGGGCGGCAAATCGAGCGCCATGGAGGGTGCCAGTGCAATCCGCCAATTAAAGGAAAAAGCCGCCAACCGCATCATGATCATGCCCGGGGGTGGCATCAGCGAAAGCAACCTGAGCCACCTGGTACGCTTCACCGGTATTACCGAATTCCATTCCTCTGCCCGCTCAATCATTCACAGCGATATGCAATTCCGGAATGATAATATTATGATGGGCAGCCGCTTTGTGGATGAATATGCCACCTACGAAACCGATGTTTTAGTGGTGAAGAAGCTTATCGCAATAGCGAATGGGTTGTTAATTAAATAG
- a CDS encoding aspartate/glutamate racemase family protein, with product MKIIGLIGGISWVSTVDYYRFINEGINQQLGGINFANCVIYSFNYQDIIRNNESGNWADTLDKFTVACEGLKQCGATAIVLCANTMHKIAAELEQRIGIPVIHIATATANAITKQNLKKVGLLGTRFTMEMDFFKDKLHEQNIEAIIPGDEDRLYIHTTLHSELSKGITLPETKRRYLEIIDRLIARGAEGIILGCTEIPLLINQDDVSVPVFDTTRIHSAAAVAYALS from the coding sequence ATGAAGATCATCGGGCTTATTGGTGGTATTAGCTGGGTATCTACGGTAGATTATTACCGATTCATTAACGAGGGGATTAACCAGCAATTAGGTGGTATTAATTTCGCCAACTGCGTTATATATTCCTTTAATTACCAGGATATTATAAGAAACAACGAAAGCGGTAACTGGGCCGACACGCTTGATAAGTTTACCGTTGCCTGCGAGGGCTTGAAGCAATGCGGCGCGACAGCCATCGTACTTTGCGCCAACACCATGCACAAAATTGCCGCCGAGCTGGAGCAACGCATCGGCATCCCGGTGATACATATCGCCACGGCAACGGCCAATGCCATTACCAAACAAAACCTTAAAAAAGTAGGCTTATTAGGCACGCGCTTTACCATGGAGATGGACTTTTTTAAAGATAAGCTGCACGAGCAAAATATTGAAGCGATCATCCCTGGTGATGAGGACAGGCTGTACATTCACACCACTTTACATAGCGAATTGTCAAAGGGCATTACCTTGCCTGAAACTAAGCGACGTTATCTTGAAATCATAGACCGACTGATTGCCCGGGGCGCGGAAGGCATCATATTAGGCTGCACAGAGATACCTTTACTCATCAATCAAGATGATGTGAGCGTACCTGTTTTTGATACCACACGCATTCATTCGGCAGCGGCAGTGGCTTACGCATTAAGTTAG
- a CDS encoding family 20 glycosylhydrolase — translation MYKKSALLVIVWLIIANIVNAQVKEPNLGIIPAPVSIRQTNGQFVLSQETVILADSTENKAVKFLADFLLNKYALKNQLKANTGVAANNAIILTASGTDGLAPEGYRLKITPQQVTIAGKGAGLFYGIQTLIQLLPLEHGATVKLPGVEIEDYPRFGYRGVHLDVCRHFFGAQFVKKYIDLLAAYKMNTFHWHLTDDQGWRIEIKKYPRLTQVGSQRAQTLIGKYTDRNPQYDGTPHGGYYTQEEIKDVIKYAADRYINIVPEIEMPGHSLAAIAAYPQLSCDPSKTYKVGETWGVVSDVYCPTEYTFNFLQDVLTEVIDLFPSKYIHIGGDEVPKEAWKKSEFCQKLIKKLKLKDEHGLQSYFIQRMEKFVNSKGRSIIGWDEILEGGLAPNATVMSWRGEAGGIAAAKQNHNVIMTPGSGGLYFDHLQGPASREPISIGGFAPYSKVYSYNPVPAVLSADQQKYILGVQANLWTEYIATEDKVEYMLLPRLFALSEVAWTPLANKDLNNFELRLPRHLAWLDKAGYTYRLPKANGAIDTMTVGTQLNVNLTPPFPGAKIYYTIDGFDPGETTLLYDHPFTLDVPEGQFRELKTVVITPAGHTSLVSHAMVSNKPALAPVSFDGTTPGVKYKVMSGIFTEANQLEAAPVIDSGVVKTFSTAAFKKNKAYGVIYTGYIRIDNDGKYLFATKQGDGANILIDDQTVVLNDAKHGLYHDGGEVLLQKGYHKFTLKYFEATASNNNVLHIYMTIPGKPQGELSAESIYN, via the coding sequence ATGTATAAAAAGTCGGCACTGCTTGTTATTGTATGGTTAATTATTGCAAATATTGTAAACGCCCAGGTTAAGGAGCCCAATTTGGGGATCATCCCGGCGCCGGTATCGATCAGGCAGACCAATGGTCAGTTTGTGCTGAGCCAGGAAACCGTTATCCTGGCCGATAGCACCGAGAATAAGGCTGTAAAATTTCTGGCCGATTTTCTACTGAATAAATACGCGTTAAAGAACCAGCTTAAAGCCAACACCGGCGTTGCTGCCAACAATGCTATTATCCTAACCGCTTCCGGCACCGATGGCTTAGCCCCCGAGGGCTATCGCCTGAAAATTACACCTCAACAGGTTACTATTGCAGGCAAGGGAGCCGGTTTGTTTTATGGTATCCAAACCCTTATCCAGCTTTTGCCTTTGGAACACGGCGCTACCGTTAAATTGCCGGGGGTTGAGATTGAAGATTATCCCCGCTTCGGTTACCGCGGTGTACACCTTGATGTTTGCCGCCACTTTTTTGGAGCGCAATTCGTTAAAAAATATATCGACCTTTTGGCCGCTTACAAAATGAATACCTTCCACTGGCACCTAACCGATGACCAGGGCTGGCGCATCGAGATCAAGAAATATCCGCGGTTAACACAGGTTGGCAGCCAGCGTGCGCAAACACTTATTGGCAAATATACCGACCGCAATCCACAGTACGATGGTACGCCCCATGGTGGCTATTATACCCAGGAGGAAATAAAAGATGTAATTAAATACGCTGCCGACCGCTATATCAATATCGTACCCGAAATTGAAATGCCGGGCCACTCGCTGGCTGCTATTGCCGCTTACCCGCAGCTAAGCTGCGACCCGTCTAAAACCTACAAGGTAGGCGAAACCTGGGGTGTGGTAAGCGATGTGTATTGCCCTACCGAATACACCTTTAACTTTTTACAGGATGTGCTGACCGAGGTGATCGATCTGTTCCCCAGCAAGTATATACACATTGGTGGTGATGAAGTACCTAAGGAGGCCTGGAAGAAATCGGAGTTTTGCCAGAAACTGATCAAAAAGCTGAAGTTGAAAGATGAGCATGGCCTGCAAAGCTATTTTATACAGCGTATGGAGAAGTTCGTTAACTCCAAAGGTCGCAGCATTATCGGTTGGGACGAAATACTGGAAGGCGGCCTTGCACCCAATGCTACTGTAATGAGCTGGCGCGGCGAGGCCGGTGGTATCGCGGCAGCCAAACAAAATCACAACGTGATCATGACACCAGGCAGCGGCGGTTTGTATTTCGACCACCTGCAGGGGCCTGCCAGCCGTGAGCCGATCAGCATTGGCGGTTTCGCGCCGTATAGCAAGGTTTACAGCTATAACCCTGTACCGGCCGTATTAAGTGCCGACCAGCAAAAGTATATCCTGGGCGTGCAGGCCAATTTATGGACGGAGTATATCGCTACCGAAGATAAAGTAGAATATATGCTACTGCCACGTTTATTCGCCTTGAGCGAGGTAGCTTGGACTCCTTTGGCCAACAAGGATCTTAATAACTTTGAACTGCGCTTACCACGCCATTTGGCCTGGCTGGATAAGGCCGGTTATACCTACAGGCTGCCAAAAGCCAATGGCGCTATAGATACCATGACCGTAGGCACCCAATTGAATGTTAACCTTACGCCGCCATTCCCGGGCGCTAAGATCTATTACACGATTGATGGCTTTGATCCGGGGGAGACCACTTTGTTATATGATCATCCATTCACTTTAGATGTTCCCGAAGGGCAATTCCGTGAATTAAAGACGGTGGTGATCACTCCGGCAGGACATACCAGTTTGGTTTCGCATGCCATGGTGAGTAACAAGCCGGCATTGGCACCGGTTAGCTTTGATGGCACAACGCCTGGAGTGAAGTACAAAGTGATGAGCGGTATCTTCACCGAAGCCAACCAATTGGAAGCCGCCCCGGTGATCGATTCGGGGGTAGTTAAAACATTCAGCACAGCGGCCTTTAAAAAGAATAAGGCTTATGGCGTAATATATACCGGTTATATACGTATTGATAATGATGGAAAATACCTGTTTGCCACCAAACAGGGCGATGGCGCCAACATATTGATAGACGACCAAACCGTAGTGCTGAACGATGCCAAGCACGGTTTATACCATGACGGGGGCGAGGTGCTGCTGCAAAAGGGCTATCATAAATTTACGCTGAAATATTTTGAAGCCACCGCTTCAAATAATAACGTATTGCATATTTATATGACCATCCCCGGCAAACCACAGGGCGAGCTATCGGCCGAATCCATCTATAACTAA
- a CDS encoding IS1182 family transposase — MLIQQQQIQFSAYSGLYDLIVPKDNLLRKINDLIDFTFIYEELISKYCTTNGRTAESPVRMFKYLLLKTIYTVSDVDVVERSQYDMSFKYFLEMSPEEGVIDPSSLTKFRKLRLKDNDLLNLLINKTVTIAIEKGIIRSKSITVDATHSLSRSNPYSALEVLRERSKRLRKAVYAIDEDMKAGMPEKNTTDELEKELAYCSALEKYIEADPPLSQIPAVKEKLNLLKETVADTQEHYTLSKDKDAKTGHKSADSSFFGYKTHLAMTEERIITAAVVTSGEKGDGPELPKLLEISQQNGIDVKTIIGDSAYSGKENLEMTNEQDIKLVAKLNPSITQGFRKDENKFDYNKDADRFVCPAGHLAIRKARGGKKDIGENQVDTYYFDVEKCKVCPLRDGCYKPGAKTKTYSVSIKSGLHQQQMAFQETDEYKQSSKHRYKIEAKNSELKNAHGYDRAIAYGIENMQMQGALAIFTVNLKRIIKLMS; from the coding sequence ATGCTCATTCAGCAACAGCAGATCCAGTTCAGTGCATACTCAGGGTTATATGACCTGATCGTTCCGAAAGATAATCTTCTGCGGAAGATCAATGACCTGATAGATTTTACGTTTATCTACGAGGAATTGATCAGCAAATATTGCACAACCAATGGGCGGACAGCCGAAAGCCCTGTACGGATGTTCAAATATCTGCTGTTGAAAACGATCTATACGGTTTCAGATGTAGATGTGGTGGAACGTTCGCAGTATGACATGTCCTTCAAATATTTTCTGGAGATGTCTCCAGAGGAAGGGGTTATCGATCCGAGCTCATTGACCAAGTTCAGAAAGCTTCGGCTGAAGGATAACGATCTGTTAAACCTGCTCATCAATAAAACGGTAACCATCGCCATTGAAAAGGGGATCATCCGGTCAAAGTCCATTACAGTTGATGCTACACATTCCCTGTCAAGATCAAATCCGTATTCAGCCTTAGAAGTATTAAGGGAGCGCTCGAAACGGCTTCGCAAAGCGGTGTATGCCATAGATGAAGATATGAAGGCAGGGATGCCGGAAAAGAACACCACGGATGAACTGGAAAAAGAACTTGCCTATTGCAGTGCATTGGAAAAGTATATTGAAGCCGACCCGCCGTTAAGCCAGATACCTGCGGTAAAAGAAAAGCTGAACCTGTTGAAGGAGACGGTAGCAGACACGCAGGAGCACTATACGTTATCCAAAGACAAGGATGCTAAAACCGGCCATAAATCGGCTGATAGCTCCTTCTTTGGCTATAAGACCCATCTGGCGATGACCGAAGAACGCATCATTACCGCAGCGGTGGTCACCTCGGGTGAAAAAGGCGATGGCCCGGAACTCCCTAAGCTTTTGGAGATCAGTCAGCAGAATGGCATTGACGTAAAAACGATCATCGGGGATTCTGCTTATTCAGGGAAAGAGAACCTTGAAATGACAAATGAACAAGATATCAAACTGGTGGCTAAACTCAACCCGTCGATCACCCAGGGCTTCAGAAAAGATGAAAATAAGTTTGATTACAATAAAGATGCTGATCGGTTCGTCTGCCCGGCCGGGCATCTGGCTATCCGGAAGGCGCGCGGGGGTAAAAAGGATATCGGAGAGAATCAGGTTGATACTTATTACTTTGATGTTGAAAAGTGTAAGGTATGTCCATTGAGAGATGGTTGCTATAAGCCTGGGGCCAAAACCAAAACCTATTCCGTTAGCATTAAATCAGGTCTGCACCAACAGCAAATGGCATTTCAGGAAACTGACGAGTATAAACAAAGCAGCAAACACAGGTATAAGATCGAAGCCAAGAACAGCGAGTTGAAAAATGCTCATGGTTATGACCGGGCAATAGCCTACGGAATCGAAAATATGCAGATGCAGGGCGCCTTGGCTATCTTCACCGTCAATCTGAAAAGGATCATCAAATTGATGAGCTAA
- the trxB gene encoding thioredoxin-disulfide reductase — MSQETEHVKCLIIGSGPAGYTAAIYASRADLKPVLYTGILAGGQLTQTTEVENYPGYPDGIQGPEMMENFRRQAERLGTDIRFGYITSVDFSSLPHKVVVDESKTILADTVIISTGASAKWLGLESEQKYNGFGVSACAVCDGFFFRGQDVAIVGAGDTAAEEATYLAKLCKKVYMLVRRDEFRASKAMMHRVLNTHNIEILYNTETKEIVGDGMNVTGVKVQNNQNNEEKTLEVTGFFVAIGHHPNTDIFKGWLDMDETGYIKTKAGSTYTNIEGVFCCGDAQDHVYRQAVTAAGTGCMAAIDAERYLAAKEHVVTA; from the coding sequence ATGTCTCAAGAAACTGAACACGTAAAATGCCTGATCATCGGGTCGGGCCCGGCAGGCTATACGGCTGCCATATATGCATCGCGCGCCGATCTGAAGCCTGTATTATATACAGGCATACTGGCCGGCGGCCAGCTAACCCAAACCACCGAGGTAGAAAACTATCCCGGCTACCCTGATGGCATCCAGGGCCCCGAAATGATGGAGAACTTCCGCCGCCAGGCCGAGCGGTTGGGTACCGATATCCGTTTCGGTTATATCACTTCGGTTGATTTTAGCAGCCTGCCGCATAAGGTAGTGGTTGATGAAAGCAAAACCATCCTGGCCGATACGGTGATCATCTCTACCGGTGCATCCGCCAAATGGCTGGGTTTGGAATCAGAGCAGAAATATAACGGCTTCGGCGTATCGGCCTGTGCCGTTTGCGATGGTTTCTTCTTCCGCGGGCAGGATGTGGCTATTGTAGGGGCAGGGGACACCGCCGCTGAAGAGGCTACCTATTTAGCCAAGCTTTGCAAAAAGGTGTACATGCTGGTAAGGCGCGATGAGTTCCGCGCATCAAAAGCGATGATGCACCGCGTACTGAACACCCACAACATCGAGATATTATATAATACCGAAACCAAAGAAATTGTAGGCGACGGTATGAATGTAACTGGCGTTAAAGTACAGAACAATCAAAACAACGAAGAAAAGACACTGGAGGTAACCGGTTTCTTTGTAGCCATTGGCCACCACCCGAATACCGATATTTTTAAAGGCTGGCTGGATATGGACGAAACAGGTTATATCAAAACCAAAGCGGGCAGCACGTATACCAACATCGAGGGGGTATTTTGCTGTGGCGATGCGCAGGACCATGTTTACCGCCAGGCGGTAACAGCGGCAGGTACCGGCTGTATGGCCGCTATTGATGCCGAACGTTACCTGGCCGCTAAGGAGCATGTAGTAACCGCGTAA
- a CDS encoding phosphohexomutase domain-containing protein has protein sequence MIKIKFGTDGWRAIIADDFTVENVKRVAYATALWLKKEFENPSAVVGCDPRFAGPLFADVTTAVLASQGVKVFRAENTFVSTPMISLGTVRHKASAGIIITASHNPPSYNGYKIKASYGGPATPDDIEKVESTIPDTFEIQLKSVADYQKDGLVEFTNLEDMYVAHVENSFDLEAIRTCGMSWAYDAMYGAGQNVMRRLFPDITFLHCDHNPGFDGQAPEPIQRNLQEFEDLIKLSDGEIASGLVTDGDADRIGLYDADGKFVDSHHILLLLIHYMYKVKKQNGEVYSTFSCTSKIQKLCDAYGLNNTVTKIGFKYICDLIVNSGKPFLVGGEESGGIAAAGHIPERDGVWIGLIIWEFMAKTGRSLSDLVQEIYDVVGSFAVERYDLHVTEELKQSIISNCKNDKYTSFGDHKIARKEDLDGFKFFFEDGTWVMIRPSGTEPVLRVYSEAPDSAASFKVLDATKATLLG, from the coding sequence ATGATCAAAATTAAATTTGGCACAGATGGCTGGAGAGCCATTATTGCAGACGACTTTACCGTTGAAAATGTTAAGCGTGTAGCCTATGCTACCGCCCTATGGTTAAAAAAGGAATTTGAAAACCCAAGTGCTGTTGTAGGTTGCGACCCTCGTTTTGCCGGCCCGCTGTTTGCCGATGTTACTACCGCTGTACTGGCATCGCAGGGTGTAAAGGTTTTCCGTGCTGAAAATACTTTTGTATCTACCCCAATGATCTCGCTGGGAACCGTGCGCCACAAAGCATCGGCAGGTATTATTATTACCGCCAGCCACAACCCGCCATCGTACAATGGCTATAAAATTAAAGCATCATACGGCGGCCCTGCCACACCGGATGATATTGAAAAAGTAGAATCGACCATCCCGGATACGTTTGAGATCCAGTTAAAATCGGTTGCTGATTACCAAAAGGATGGCCTGGTTGAATTTACCAACCTGGAAGACATGTACGTTGCCCACGTAGAGAACAGCTTCGACTTGGAGGCTATCCGCACTTGCGGCATGAGCTGGGCTTATGATGCCATGTACGGTGCCGGCCAAAATGTAATGCGCCGCCTGTTTCCTGATATCACCTTTTTACATTGCGATCATAACCCGGGCTTCGATGGCCAGGCTCCTGAGCCTATCCAGCGTAACCTGCAGGAGTTTGAAGACCTGATCAAGTTATCAGACGGCGAGATCGCTTCAGGCTTGGTAACCGATGGTGATGCCGACCGTATCGGCCTGTATGATGCTGATGGCAAATTTGTTGATTCGCACCACATCCTGCTACTGCTGATCCACTATATGTACAAAGTGAAAAAGCAAAATGGCGAGGTATATTCTACCTTTAGCTGTACCAGCAAGATCCAAAAACTGTGCGATGCTTACGGATTGAACAATACCGTTACCAAGATCGGCTTTAAATATATCTGCGATTTGATCGTTAACTCGGGTAAACCATTCCTGGTTGGTGGTGAAGAATCGGGCGGTATCGCTGCTGCCGGTCACATCCCTGAGCGTGATGGCGTTTGGATTGGCCTGATCATTTGGGAATTCATGGCAAAAACCGGCCGCTCGTTAAGTGATCTGGTACAGGAAATTTACGATGTAGTAGGTTCATTCGCGGTTGAGCGTTACGATTTGCATGTAACCGAAGAGTTGAAGCAATCGATCATCTCCAACTGCAAAAACGACAAATACACTTCATTCGGCGATCATAAAATTGCCCGCAAAGAAGATCTGGACGGGTTTAAATTCTTCTTTGAAGATGGCACCTGGGTAATGATCCGCCCGTCGGGCACCGAGCCTGTACTGCGCGTTTACTCAGAGGCACCGGATTCGGCAGCATCATTTAAGGTGCTGGATGCTACGAAGGCAACTTTATTGGGATAG
- a CDS encoding helix-turn-helix transcriptional regulator, whose amino-acid sequence MNRIDRISAILIQLQSRRVVKASDIAERFDISLRTVYRDVKTLEEAGVPIIGEAGVGYSIMDGYRLPPVMFTREEATAFLTAEKFVEKLTDSETSANYQSAMYKVKAVLRSADKHALEDIDSNIAVLRSRNHRPEDADHNTLQPILNGITNKSVLGLDYFALHSQEHTTRHVEPVGIFFSEGKWHLIAFCRLRNDYRDFRVDRIKKLYTTGLKFEQEHPTLKQYLSQVAKEQKLHTVVIRVDSSACAFIDSQKYYSGFVSQENVGNAVQMTFLTHSIEGFARWYLMFGDKASIVESDFLKDKVRTILDGVLKNVPVDNLQLT is encoded by the coding sequence ATGAATCGCATCGACCGCATATCTGCCATACTGATCCAACTTCAATCACGTCGTGTGGTAAAGGCATCGGATATTGCCGAGCGCTTTGATATCAGCCTGCGTACGGTTTACCGCGATGTGAAAACATTGGAGGAAGCCGGCGTACCAATCATAGGCGAAGCCGGTGTGGGTTACTCGATAATGGATGGCTATCGCTTGCCGCCGGTGATGTTTACCAGGGAGGAAGCCACCGCCTTTTTAACCGCCGAGAAGTTTGTAGAAAAGCTGACTGATAGCGAAACCAGTGCGAATTACCAATCGGCCATGTATAAGGTAAAGGCGGTGTTACGTTCGGCAGATAAGCATGCGCTGGAGGATATAGACAGCAATATCGCCGTGTTGCGTTCAAGAAACCACCGGCCCGAAGACGCCGACCATAACACCTTGCAACCGATACTGAATGGCATTACCAATAAAAGCGTGTTGGGCCTTGATTATTTTGCCCTGCATAGCCAGGAGCATACCACCCGCCATGTGGAACCTGTAGGCATATTTTTTTCGGAGGGCAAATGGCACCTCATTGCCTTTTGCCGGCTGCGGAACGATTACCGCGATTTCCGGGTCGACCGCATCAAAAAGTTATATACCACCGGTTTAAAGTTTGAGCAGGAGCATCCCACACTGAAGCAATACCTCTCGCAGGTGGCTAAAGAGCAGAAGCTGCATACGGTAGTGATCAGGGTTGATTCATCGGCCTGCGCGTTTATCGATTCGCAAAAATACTACAGCGGTTTTGTATCGCAGGAGAATGTGGGTAATGCTGTACAAATGACCTTCCTGACGCATTCTATCGAGGGCTTTGCCCGATGGTACCTGATGTTTGGCGATAAGGCCAGTATTGTCGAGTCTGATTTTCTAAAGGATAAGGTCAGGACTATTTTGGATGGTGTGCTAAAGAATGTACCGGTTGATAACCTGCAACTAACTTAA